From the genome of Impatiens glandulifera chromosome 9, dImpGla2.1, whole genome shotgun sequence, one region includes:
- the LOC124915613 gene encoding ATP synthase subunit d, mitochondrial-like gives MRVGKKIADVTFKVGKTIDWEGMAKLIVSDEAGKEFANLRRAFDEVNTSLQTKFSQEPEPVDWEYYRKGIGSRLVDMYKEAYDSIEIPKYVDNVTPQYKPKFDALLVELKQAEQDSLKESERLEKEVIEVQELKKKISTMTADEYLEKHPEMKKKFDDEIRNDYWGF, from the exons ATGAGAGTGGGGAAAAAGATTGCTGATGTCACTTTCAAGGTCGGAAAGACCATCGATTGGGAAGGCATGGCTAAGCTTATCGTATCCGATGAGGCTGGTAAGGAATTCGCTAATCTCAGACGTGCCTTCGATGAAGTTAATACATCTCTTCAAACAAAGTTCAGTCAG GAGCCAGAACCTGTTGACTGGGAGTATTATAGGAAAGGAATTGGCTCACGTTTGGTTGATATGTACAAAGAGGCCTACGATA GCATCGAAATTCCAAAGTATGTGGACAATGTCACTCCTCAGTATAAACCCAAATTTGATGCCCTG TTAGTGGAACTGAAACAAGCAGAGCAAGATTCGCTGAAGGAATCGGAGAGACTAGAGAAAGAAGTCATTGAAGTTCAAGAGTTGAAG AAAAAGATAAGCACCATGACAGCAGATGAATACCTTGAGAAGCACCCtgaaatgaagaagaaatttgatgatgagatcCGAAATGATTACTGGGGTTTCTG